A genomic segment from Propioniciclava sp. MC1595 encodes:
- a CDS encoding metalloregulator ArsR/SmtB family transcription factor: MSSATPGPSRPAPQPTLPPARARVAALLGELGEGVPLAELATRIGGHPNATRAHLDALVEEGLAEAAPLPRTGPGRPALGWTLTDAGRRAVAGDPSAAAYAEILSVVVSHLAKVPGSEEIARSIGRSWGVERVATPSRPALVAVLRDLGFDPEVDGDSIRLRACPILDAAVEHPSVVCAIHAGLVAGASGDERARLVPFAEPGACRIDVA; encoded by the coding sequence GTGAGTTCCGCGACGCCCGGGCCGAGCCGCCCCGCACCCCAGCCGACGCTGCCGCCGGCCCGCGCCCGCGTGGCCGCGCTGCTGGGCGAGCTGGGCGAGGGCGTCCCGCTGGCCGAGCTCGCGACGCGCATCGGCGGGCACCCCAACGCGACCCGCGCGCACCTCGACGCGCTGGTCGAGGAGGGGCTCGCGGAGGCGGCCCCGCTCCCCCGCACCGGGCCCGGACGCCCCGCGCTCGGCTGGACCCTCACCGACGCCGGCCGGCGCGCGGTCGCCGGCGACCCCTCGGCCGCCGCGTACGCCGAGATCCTCTCGGTCGTGGTGAGCCACCTCGCCAAGGTCCCCGGCTCGGAGGAGATCGCCCGCTCGATCGGGCGGTCGTGGGGCGTCGAGCGGGTCGCCACACCCTCGCGGCCCGCCCTGGTCGCGGTGCTGCGCGACCTGGGCTTCGACCCCGAGGTCGACGGCGACAGCATCCGGCTGCGCGCCTGCCCGATCCTCGACGCCGCCGTGGAGCACCCCTCCGTGGTCTGCGCGATCCACGCCGGACTGGTGGCCGGGGCGTCCGGCGACGAGCGCGCCCGGCTGGTGCCGTTCGCCGAGCCCGGGGCGTGCCGGATCGACGTGGCCTGA
- a CDS encoding DUF2249 domain-containing protein: MTDLPVVEKPTCTCGHHDEELPVLDARAIPHAIRHAAILGAVASLTPGKALALVAPHNPLPLLAQIREAHGDAIEVSYLQEGPEAWTLKLARA, translated from the coding sequence ATGACCGACCTGCCCGTCGTCGAGAAGCCGACCTGCACCTGCGGCCACCACGACGAGGAGCTGCCCGTGCTCGACGCCCGCGCGATCCCGCACGCGATCCGCCACGCGGCCATCCTCGGCGCCGTCGCGTCGCTGACCCCGGGCAAGGCGCTCGCGCTGGTCGCCCCGCACAACCCGCTGCCGCTGCTCGCCCAGATCCGTGAGGCCCACGGCGACGCCATCGAGGTCAGCTACCTACAGGAGGGCCCCGAGGCCTGGACCCTCAAGCTCGCCCGCGCCTGA